In one Alnus glutinosa chromosome 12, dhAlnGlut1.1, whole genome shotgun sequence genomic region, the following are encoded:
- the LOC133852384 gene encoding uncharacterized protein LOC133852384 isoform X1 yields MRYLWSPTPLLRKDLIFHFSSRSPFVLCRLFRKQEEKADVSKYDEVENTGSSPTATEMAQVQRDFEKGASGWFNGHVDERELLQMQPLFGSSQAHVPLVDQELNRKIEWDIWDNPVQYVSSSALNLKELADKTNRVNNGSIPVGGTGIKIRTRQPQQQPILNNFGSLGTAQEESVCR; encoded by the exons atgcgCTATTTGTGGTCCCCGACACCGTTGCTCCGCAAGGATCTCATTTTCCATTTTTCCTCAAGA AGTCCTTTTGTTCTGTGTCGCTTGTTTCGAAAGCAAGAGGAAAAGGCAGACGTTTCAAAGTATGATGAAGTGGAGAATACTGGGTCCTCTCCTACAGCTACTGAAATGGCTCAAGTACAG CGTGATTTTGAGAAGGGAGCTTCTGGATGGTTCAATGGACATGTTGATGAGAGGGAGTTATTGCAAATGCAACCTTTATTTGGATCTTCCCAAGCTCATGTTCCACTTGTTGACCAAGAACTTAATAGGAAGATTGAGTGGGACATTTGGGATAATCCGGTGCAATATGTTTCATCCAGTGCGCTCAACTTGAAAGAACTAGCTGATAAGACGAATCGCGTTAACAATGGCAGCATTCCTGTTGGCGGAACCGGAATCAAGATTAGGACCCGACAACCTCAACAACAACCAATTTTGAACAATTTTGGATCTCTAGGCACTGCTCAAGAAGAATCCGTCTGCAGATGA
- the LOC133852384 gene encoding uncharacterized protein LOC133852384 isoform X2: protein MLESPFVLCRLFRKQEEKADVSKYDEVENTGSSPTATEMAQVQRDFEKGASGWFNGHVDERELLQMQPLFGSSQAHVPLVDQELNRKIEWDIWDNPVQYVSSSALNLKELADKTNRVNNGSIPVGGTGIKIRTRQPQQQPILNNFGSLGTAQEESVCR, encoded by the exons ATGTTGGAG AGTCCTTTTGTTCTGTGTCGCTTGTTTCGAAAGCAAGAGGAAAAGGCAGACGTTTCAAAGTATGATGAAGTGGAGAATACTGGGTCCTCTCCTACAGCTACTGAAATGGCTCAAGTACAG CGTGATTTTGAGAAGGGAGCTTCTGGATGGTTCAATGGACATGTTGATGAGAGGGAGTTATTGCAAATGCAACCTTTATTTGGATCTTCCCAAGCTCATGTTCCACTTGTTGACCAAGAACTTAATAGGAAGATTGAGTGGGACATTTGGGATAATCCGGTGCAATATGTTTCATCCAGTGCGCTCAACTTGAAAGAACTAGCTGATAAGACGAATCGCGTTAACAATGGCAGCATTCCTGTTGGCGGAACCGGAATCAAGATTAGGACCCGACAACCTCAACAACAACCAATTTTGAACAATTTTGGATCTCTAGGCACTGCTCAAGAAGAATCCGTCTGCAGATGA
- the LOC133851386 gene encoding probable mannitol dehydrogenase, which translates to MAKSPEQEHPIKAAGWAARDSSGVLSPFKFSRRATGDKDVTFKVLYCGICHSDLHMLKNEWGTSFYPLIPGHEFVGLVTEVGSKVQKFKVGDNVGVGCMVGACHSCDNCSNNLENYCPKSILTYGAKYYDGTTTYGGYSDIMVVDEHFVVRIPDNLPLDAGAPLLCAGITVYSPLRFYGLDKPGMQLGVVGLGGLGHVAVKFAKAMGVKVTVISTSPKKEKEALEHLGADSFLVSTDQDQMQAAQGTLDGIIDTVSAKHPLLPLIGLLKSHGKLVMVGAPEKPLELPVFPLLLGRKMVGGSCIGGMKETQEMVDFAAKHNITADIEVIPIDYVNTAMERLSKADVRYRFVIDIGNSLKSSF; encoded by the exons ATGGCAAAATCACCAGAGCAAGAGCACCCCATTAAGGCAGCTGGATGGGCTGCCAGGGATTCTTCCGGAGTCCTCTCCCCCTTCAAATTCTCGAGAAG GGCAACCGGAGACAAGGACGTAACATTCAAAGTTCTTTACTGTGGGATATGCCACTCGGACCTTCACATGCTCAAGAATGAATGGGGCACGTCCTTTTACCCCCTTATCCCTGG GCATGAGTTTGTGGGTTTAGTGACAGAGGTGGGGAGCAAGGTACAGAAATTCAAAGTTGGAGACAATGTTGGCGTAGGCTGCATGGTTGGAGCTTGTCACTCTTGCGATAACTGCTCGAACAACCTTGAAAATTACTGCCCAAAATCGATCCTCACCTATGGCGCCAAGTACTATGATGGAACCACAACATATGGTGGCTACTCCGACATCATGGTTGTGGACGAGCACTTTGTCGTCCGTATTCCAGACAACCTACCGCTTGATGCTGGTGCTCCCCTCCTTTGTGCTGGGATTACTGTGTACAGCCCCTTGAGATTTTATGGACTTGACAAACCCGGCATGCAATTGGGTGTGGTTGGCCTTGGTGGGCTAGGCCATGTGGCTGTGAAGTTCGCTAAAGCTATGGGGGTTAAGGTGACAGTGATCAGTACCTCACccaagaaggagaaggaagCTTTGGAACATCTTGGCGCTGACTCGTTTTTGGTTAGCACTGACCAAGATCAGATGCAG GCTGCCCAGGGCACTTTGGATGGTATCATTGATACGGTCTCGGCAAAGCATCCTCTCCTGCCTCTAATTGGCCTGTTGAAGTCACATGGAAAGCTCGTCATGGTTGGTGCGCCAGAGAAGCCACTAGAGCTACCAGTCTTTCCTTTGCTATTGG GAAGGAAGATGGTAGGTGGTAGTTGCATTGGAGGCATGAAGGAGACACAAGAAATGGTTGATTTTGCAGCCAAACACAACATAACAGCTGACATTGAGGTTATCCCAATTGATTATGTGAACACTGCCATGGAGCGCCTCTCGAAAGCCGATGTGAGATACCGTTTTGTCATCGACATTGGGAACTCATTGAAGTCGAGCTTTTGA
- the LOC133851383 gene encoding putative UDP-rhamnose:rhamnosyltransferase 1: MADPQKLHIAMFPWLAFGHMIPFLELGKLIARKGHRISFISTPRNIERLPKIPTDLAPSITFVKLPLPHVENLPENAEATMDVPFHIIPYLKIAHDGLQEPLSQFLETSAPDWIIHDFAPYWLPPIATKLGISFAFFSIFNASTWCFLRPSGFRISDAEDPSTRTEPEHFTAPPEWVPFPTKIAFRLFEAKKILDNVEDTASGVSDWFRVETVISSTEAMVLKTSMEVEGEWLKLLGELYNKPIIPVGLLPPLAQESGDNNKDSTWDTIAEWLDKQEKGSVVYIAFGSETQPSQQDFTELALGLEQSGLPFFWAIRNRIELPEGFEEQTEGRGIVWTGWVPQLRLLAHQSVGGFLTHCGWSSVTEGFQFGRALILLPFALDQGLIARFLEEREAGVEVPRNEEDGSFTSESVAQTLRLVMKDEEGKIYRDKAKEMTAIFGDKDLQSKYIDRFVEFLGSHRHVTTG, translated from the coding sequence ATGGCTGATCCTCAGAAGCTACACATTGCCATGTTCCCATGGCTAGCCTTTGGTCACATGATCCCATTTTTAGAGCTAGGCAAGCTCATAGCTCGGAAGGGCCACCGGATTTCATTCATATCAACCCCAAGAAACATTGAACGCCTCCCCAAGATCCCAACAGATTTAGCACCTTCCATAACTTTCGTGAAGTTGCCCTTACCTCACGTAGAGAACCTGCCAGAAAACGCAGAAGCCACCATGGACGTACCATTCCACATAATCCCATACCTTAAGATAGCCCACGATGGTCTCCAAGAACCTTTGTCTCAATTTTTAGAAACTTCGGCTCCTGATTGGATTATTCACGACTTTGCCCCTTACTGGTTACCACCAATCGCTACCAAGCTAGGCATCTCCTTTGCCTTCTTCAGCATTTTCAACGCATCAACGTGGTGTTTCCTTAGACCATCAGGGTTTAGGATATCAGACGCGGAAGATCCAAGTACAAGGACGGAGCCTGAACATTTCACTGCCCCTCCCGAATGGGTCCCTTTTCCAACCAAAATAGCATTTCGATTATTTGAGGCCAAGAAAATCCTTGACAACGTTGAAGACACTGCTTCCGGTGTTTCAGACTGGTTTCGTGTCGAGACGGTGATCTCAAGCACCGAGGCCATGGTTCTTAAAACCAGCATGGAGGTCGAAGGTGAGTGGTTGAAGCTCCTTGGAGAGCTTTATAATAAGCCTATAATTCCAGTGGGCTTATTGCCACCCTTGGCGCAAGAAAGCGGAGACAACAACAAAGATAGTACATGGGATACGATTGCTGAGTGGTTAGACAAGCAAGAGAAAGGATCGGTGGTTTATATAGCATTCGGAAGTGAAACTCAACCAAGTCAACAGGATTTCACAGAGCTGGCTCTTGGACTTGAGCAATCGGGGTTGCCCTTCTTTTGGGCTATAAGAAACCGGATTGAGCTACCGGAAGGATTCGAGGAGCAAACCGAAGGTCGTGGGATTGTTTGGACGGGTTGGGTGCCTCAGTTAAGGTTATTGGCTCACCAGTCGGTTGGGGGTTTCTTGACTCACTGTGGTTGGAGTTCAGTGACAGAGGGGTTTCAATTTGGGCGTGCGCTTATTCTGTTGCCCTTCGCGTTGGATCAAGGATTGATTGCAAGGTTTTTGGAAGAGAGGGAGGCAGGAGTTGAGGTACCTAGAAATGAGGAAGACGGGTCGTTTACCAGTGAATCGGTGGCCCAAACGCTGAGGTTGGTGATGAAGGATGAGGAGGGAAAGATTTATCGGGACAAAGCCAAGGAAATGACCGCTATATTCGGGGACAAGGATCTGCAGTCCAAATACATAGACAGATTTGTTGAGTTTCTTGGGAGCCACAGGCATGTCACCACGGGTTGA